One part of the Bacillus sp. FJAT-45350 genome encodes these proteins:
- a CDS encoding vanadium-dependent haloperoxidase yields the protein MILLKKYKPVRVLGPLSLSQRKFKAFRIRTKAALFYKKVPIRQHLSNGDSKRFPKKIANYSKGLPHNELGEVDLNAYNKYIAALDSGDPNNFENIPLGGARKLVNPQAAYAYELVGPDSHQLVLAPPPPFSSAQLAGEMVEDYWQALTRDVPFNEYETNPLTIAATQELSSLSRFRGPKINGQVTPQTLYRENLPGALVGPYVSQFLWKNIPYVGTNIVQRYRTTVGGDDHLTSYEDWLAVQNGEAPPTSSNFDPTPRYIRNHRDLGQYVHNDVSVESALGTFFILLEYGPEAIDPNNPYLDSDTQVGLATFGAPHALDFVTRAARPALLAAWFQKWLVHRRFRPEAFGGRIHNKLTGAADYPIHHEVLSSEALALTFERYGTYLLPQAYPEGSPTHPSYPAGHSSFIGATVTMLKAFFNESFVIPEPVVASSDGLSLMSFDGTLTIGGELNKLAYNISIGRDAAGVHYRSSGINGLRLGEAIAIEILRDYRKTYNEDFKGFTFTKFDGKQIRI from the coding sequence GTGATACTTTTGAAGAAATATAAGCCTGTACGAGTATTAGGACCACTGTCCCTTTCTCAGAGAAAGTTTAAGGCCTTTAGAATCCGAACGAAAGCGGCCTTATTCTATAAAAAAGTACCAATACGGCAACATCTAAGTAATGGGGATTCAAAAAGGTTTCCTAAAAAAATTGCTAATTACTCCAAGGGATTACCCCACAATGAACTGGGCGAGGTAGACCTGAATGCATACAATAAATATATTGCCGCATTAGATTCAGGGGACCCCAATAATTTTGAGAATATTCCACTTGGAGGTGCTAGAAAGCTTGTCAACCCACAGGCTGCTTATGCTTATGAATTAGTGGGACCTGATAGCCACCAATTGGTTCTTGCGCCTCCTCCACCCTTTAGTAGTGCACAATTAGCTGGTGAAATGGTTGAAGATTATTGGCAGGCACTTACTAGAGATGTTCCCTTCAATGAATATGAAACTAACCCTCTAACAATTGCGGCTACTCAGGAACTATCTAGCTTATCCCGTTTTCGCGGCCCAAAAATCAATGGCCAAGTTACACCTCAGACCTTATACCGTGAAAACCTTCCAGGAGCTTTGGTCGGACCATACGTCTCCCAGTTTCTATGGAAAAATATCCCTTATGTTGGAACAAATATTGTTCAACGCTATCGTACAACTGTAGGCGGAGATGATCATTTAACCTCCTATGAAGACTGGTTAGCGGTTCAAAATGGAGAAGCTCCTCCAACGAGTAGTAATTTTGACCCTACGCCTCGGTATATTCGAAATCACCGAGATTTAGGACAGTATGTTCATAATGATGTTTCTGTAGAAAGTGCTTTAGGTACTTTTTTTATCTTGCTAGAGTATGGTCCAGAAGCAATAGATCCAAATAATCCTTACCTTGATTCTGACACCCAAGTTGGATTGGCCACTTTTGGTGCGCCACACGCTTTAGATTTTGTGACGAGAGCCGCTCGCCCAGCTTTACTAGCAGCATGGTTTCAAAAATGGCTTGTCCACCGGCGTTTTCGTCCGGAGGCGTTCGGCGGTCGTATTCATAATAAATTAACGGGAGCTGCTGATTACCCTATCCATCACGAGGTCCTTAGTTCCGAAGCATTAGCGTTAACTTTTGAAAGATATGGCACATACCTGCTGCCACAGGCATATCCGGAAGGCAGTCCTACCCATCCTTCCTACCCAGCAGGACATTCTAGTTTTATAGGGGCAACGGTAACAATGCTAAAAGCGTTTTTTAATGAAAGTTTTGTTATTCCCGAACCTGTCGTAGCAAGTAGTGATGGGCTATCTTTAATGTCTTTTGATGGGACTCTTACTATTGGAGGAGAGTTAAATAAACTTGCTTATAATATATCGATAGGGCGGGATGCAGCTGGCGTACACTACCGTTCGAGCGGTATTAATGGGTTAAGACTTGGAGAAGCAATAGCGATCGAAATCCTTCGTGATTACAGGAAAACGTATAACGAGGATTTTAAGGGCTTTACTTTCACAAAGTTTGATGGTAAACAAATAAGAATCTAA
- a CDS encoding ABC transporter permease: MSINQLIIRSFKKNLKSYYLYVFALIFSAALYFAFVTLQYDPSIDGASGSIRGIAAIRTASVLLIAIVAVFLLYANNLFIKRRSSEIGLYQLIGMTKNRIFIILSAENLLLYFGSLLIGTFIGFAVSKLVAMTLFKITGVDAVASLYFSGHAFIQTLLVFGAIYLLISLMNYLFIKNQSILSLFHVKSKTESRVKKISIVEILFGLLGITLIVAGYYVSARLFDGSFVSMNNLFFAMIFILASVIIGTYFFYKGSVCFIANIIRKNKGGYLNINQVMSLSSIMFRMKSNAMLLTIITTVSALAIGLLSLSYISYYSAEKNAENTAPTDFAFITTEDAEAFGEVLKESGISYSEQKIDVLQVEVDIQEIMGSEIENLPFYGSKMRMAVMSDRHVEDIVVTQYETVFSGFSDVMRTLLNLQDSGTLTFHGLTTAFSQEYTGLLNDSVLPLYFTGGLPAAIVNETTFTALENDINPEIQLDSSIYIGFTLNDRETVEAADTLFHSMTLSQDFGNSSQYSEARQQKMNMGFMMFSVGFLGLTFLITSGCILYFKQVEEGDEEQPNYKILRKLGFTQKDLLQGILGKQLFNFGIPLVVGLLHSYFAVKSGWFFFGTELWTPMIIVMGLYAALYSVFCILSVIYYKKVIKMSL; this comes from the coding sequence ATGAGCATTAATCAACTTATTATCCGCAGCTTTAAAAAAAACCTTAAGAGCTATTATTTATATGTGTTTGCTCTCATCTTTAGTGCCGCCCTCTACTTTGCGTTCGTCACCTTGCAATATGATCCTTCAATAGACGGGGCATCTGGTTCGATTAGAGGAATAGCCGCCATCAGGACAGCATCTGTGCTCCTTATCGCGATTGTGGCCGTGTTTCTTTTATATGCAAATAATTTATTTATTAAAAGACGCAGTAGCGAGATTGGTTTATATCAGCTCATTGGAATGACGAAAAACCGTATTTTCATTATCCTAAGTGCTGAAAACTTACTACTCTATTTTGGCTCACTATTAATCGGAACGTTTATCGGCTTTGCCGTTTCAAAATTAGTAGCCATGACCTTATTTAAAATAACGGGCGTTGATGCCGTTGCCTCTCTCTATTTTTCTGGCCATGCCTTTATCCAAACATTGCTCGTATTCGGCGCTATCTATCTTTTGATCTCGCTAATGAACTATCTCTTTATTAAGAATCAAAGCATCTTGTCGCTATTTCATGTGAAGAGCAAAACTGAAAGCAGAGTGAAAAAGATTTCGATCGTAGAAATCTTGTTTGGGCTTCTTGGGATAACATTAATAGTGGCTGGTTACTATGTATCGGCGAGGCTTTTTGATGGAAGTTTTGTTTCGATGAACAACCTATTCTTTGCGATGATCTTTATTTTAGCGTCTGTGATTATCGGGACTTATTTTTTCTACAAAGGTTCTGTATGCTTTATTGCTAACATAATTAGAAAAAATAAAGGCGGATACTTAAACATTAATCAAGTAATGTCACTATCTTCAATCATGTTTCGCATGAAATCAAATGCGATGCTGCTTACCATTATCACCACCGTATCAGCACTTGCAATCGGTCTTCTCTCCTTAAGCTATATCTCCTACTATTCAGCTGAGAAAAATGCCGAGAACACTGCACCAACTGATTTCGCATTTATCACAACAGAGGATGCAGAGGCTTTCGGTGAGGTATTAAAGGAAAGCGGTATTTCCTACAGTGAACAAAAGATTGATGTACTTCAAGTGGAAGTTGATATCCAAGAAATTATGGGCAGTGAGATAGAGAACTTGCCGTTTTACGGAAGCAAAATGAGAATGGCCGTTATGAGTGACCGTCATGTAGAAGACATTGTAGTAACTCAATACGAAACGGTATTCTCTGGATTTAGTGATGTGATGCGGACGCTGTTAAACTTGCAAGATTCAGGAACACTCACTTTCCACGGACTCACGACAGCTTTCAGTCAAGAGTATACCGGATTACTTAATGATAGTGTGCTGCCTCTATATTTTACTGGAGGATTGCCTGCAGCTATTGTGAATGAAACGACATTTACAGCACTCGAAAATGATATAAATCCAGAGATTCAGCTAGATTCCTCTATCTATATTGGCTTTACATTAAATGATAGAGAAACAGTGGAAGCAGCTGATACACTTTTTCACAGCATGACACTCAGTCAAGACTTTGGCAATAGCTCTCAATACTCCGAAGCTCGCCAGCAAAAAATGAATATGGGCTTTATGATGTTCAGTGTCGGATTCCTCGGCCTCACCTTCTTGATCACATCAGGATGTATTCTTTATTTTAAACAAGTAGAAGAAGGCGACGAAGAACAACCAAATTACAAAATCCTGCGAAAACTAGGCTTTACACAAAAAGATCTTCTGCAAGGAATACTAGGAAAGCAGCTATTCAATTTCGGTATTCCTCTTGTAGTTGGCCTTTTGCACAGCTACTTTGCCGTCAAATCAGGCTGGTTCTTTTTCGGTACAGAGCTATGGACACCGATGATTATTGTCATGGGATTGTATGCAGCACTTTACTCGGTTTTCTGCATTCTATCTGTGATTTATTATAAGAAAGTTATTAAGATGTCACTGTGA